From the Leptospira congkakensis genome, the window CTAAATGTTTTGTTACGGCAGGGTTGTTGGATGCATTGGAACAAATCATATATTTTGAATCACTGAATTTATAAACAGTGATATCATCCACAAGCCCACCATCTTCATTCACCACTGCATTGTACTGCACTTGGCCAACTTTCATCCCAGTGATGGTGTTACAAGTGACTGATTCTAAGAAAGAAAGAACATCGACCTCATTTCCTGTGACAAAAATTTCTCCCATATGGGAAACATCAAATAGTCCCGCAGCCGATCTTGTGGCTAAATGTTCTTGGATGATCCCCGTATATTGCACGGGCATGTCCCAACCGCCAAAAGGAACCATCTTAGCTCCCATTTCTTTATGGATTGTATGTAAAGGTGTTTGTTTTAGTTCCACGGCACTCTCTCGTTCAGACTCTGGAACCATGGAAAAATGGTTTCATCGTTATGGAATAGAATTTTTTTTAAGATAATATGTTAAGAGAAGTCTATCGCATCGAAAAAACGGGATCTATCGATCAACTGCAAAGAAAATCAGAATCACTCAATGAACCGGAAGGTGATGAAGTTACCGTTGAAGTGAAAGCCATTGGTCTCAACTTTGCCGATGTATTTTCGATTTATGGTTTGTACTCAGCAACTCCAAAGGGAAGTTTCATTCCTGGATTGGAATTTGCAGGAAAAATCGCAAAAATAGGCCCAAATGTTAAGGATTTTAAAGTCGGCGACTCTGTGTTTGGTGTGACTCGCTTCGGTGCTTATGCAACTCATCTTAACATTTCAGAAAAAACAGTTTTTGCACTTCCGAAGGGTTGGTCGATGGAAGATGGTGCCGCATTTGTTGTACAAGCACTCACTGCGTACTATGCACTCGTTCCACTAGGACAAGTGAAAGAAGGAGATCATGTTCTCATTCATAGTGCTGCAGGTGGTGTTGGAATCATGGCAGGTCACATTGCGAAGAAAAAAAAAGCAATCCCGATCGGTCTTGTAGGTGATTCCGTTAAGTTTTCGATCTTAAAAGAGGTTGGTTATGATTATTTTCTCATTAGATCTCCTAAGTTTAAACAAGAGATGAGGAAAATTTTATCAGAACATCCGTTAAAAATAGTTTTAGAATGTTTAGGTGGTCGTTATTTTCAGGACAGTTATGATCTCTTAGCACCAATGGGAAGGCTTGTTACCTATGGTAGTGCGAACTTCACACCATCACATTCATACCGAAATTGGATATCAATCGCCTATTCTTACCTCAGAAGACCAAAAATTGATCCATTATCCATGATTTCAGACAATAAATCGGTGATGGGATTCAATTTAATATGGTTGTGGAATGAAATTGATGAATTAAGAAAACATTTTTCCGATTTAATGATCTTATCACTACCAAAACAAACGATTGGGCATGAGTTTACGTTTGATTCGATACACGATGCACTCCGTACATTTCAATCGGGACAAACAATTGGTAAGATTGTTATCAAAGTTCCGTAGAATGTGTATTAGTCTGTTTTTTTATTTTGAATAAAAATTCATGCAAAAAATAAAATTTCTTTACATTAAAATTGATATGATTTAATTATGTCGTATCAATTCACTCTCTGTTTGCCAAGGACAGCCGTGTTTTGAAATCAAAAGATAAGGACGATCACAATGGTTGCTAAAAAGAAAGCCGCAA encodes:
- a CDS encoding synaptic vesicle VAT-1 family membrane protein translates to MLREVYRIEKTGSIDQLQRKSESLNEPEGDEVTVEVKAIGLNFADVFSIYGLYSATPKGSFIPGLEFAGKIAKIGPNVKDFKVGDSVFGVTRFGAYATHLNISEKTVFALPKGWSMEDGAAFVVQALTAYYALVPLGQVKEGDHVLIHSAAGGVGIMAGHIAKKKKAIPIGLVGDSVKFSILKEVGYDYFLIRSPKFKQEMRKILSEHPLKIVLECLGGRYFQDSYDLLAPMGRLVTYGSANFTPSHSYRNWISIAYSYLRRPKIDPLSMISDNKSVMGFNLIWLWNEIDELRKHFSDLMILSLPKQTIGHEFTFDSIHDALRTFQSGQTIGKIVIKVP